One Deinococcus roseus DNA window includes the following coding sequences:
- a CDS encoding polynucleotide kinase-phosphatase, translating into MNIQIPELCLVALIGASSSGKSTFAKQHFKPTEILSSDYFRALLTDDENNLEITREAFELLHHVARKRLLAGKLTVIDATSLQKDARAQILRTAKETDVLTVALVLDIPEETLMERHHARPDREFPVSVIRKHAYQLKNSLRSLEKEGFRQIHVLKPEDLQTLTLERKPLYNNLKHLTGPFDFVGDVHGCFAELRELLIKLGYVVTEDLQAHHPEGRTAVFVGDLVDRGPDSVGVLRLVMNMVKAGTALCVMGNHDEKLKKHLSGKRVQVRHGLEQTAEQLAATSHEFHQEVSRFLEGLISHYVLDQGNLVVAHAGLIERYHGRTSARVREFCLYGETTGESDEEGLPIRLDWAKDYRGKARVIYGHVPVQKAQWVNNTIDLDTGCVFGGKLTALQYPELTLAEVAAHKEYCEPGTKLKNLLNAQQAADHTLRWQDFAREKFIETAVGTVRIHEANNIAALETASRFALDPRWLIFLPPTVSPSHTSERPDLLEHPEDAFRYYQKQGLSQVVCEEKHMGSRAIAVVCRNSDVARTRFGMTTESLGVVYSRTGRAFFNDEQIEKALLERLSAALERAGFWEEFQTNWVCLDGELLPWSFKALSLLKEQYASTGSAATHALQTAVQLLQKHPDATAVLQNAQERLSNLTDYVQAYQNYCQKVDSLEDLKFAPFHLLATEGQVHSDKTHLWHMETLERLSTFDPLLAATPYQVVDLHSEESIQQGIQWWETLTRSGKEGMVVKPMQFVPDRRTQPALKIRGREYLRIIYGPEYTQHLDRLRGRALGAKRERATREFHLGLEALNRFVTHQPLWKIHECILGVLALETEGIDPRL; encoded by the coding sequence ATGAACATCCAGATTCCAGAACTCTGTCTGGTGGCCCTGATCGGGGCTTCCAGCAGTGGAAAAAGCACGTTTGCAAAGCAGCACTTCAAACCCACTGAAATTTTATCCAGCGATTATTTCCGTGCCCTCCTGACCGACGACGAAAACAACCTGGAGATCACCAGAGAGGCTTTTGAGCTGCTGCACCATGTGGCCAGAAAGCGTCTGCTGGCTGGCAAACTCACGGTCATCGATGCCACCAGTTTGCAGAAAGATGCCCGTGCACAGATCCTCAGGACCGCAAAAGAAACCGATGTGCTGACCGTGGCCCTGGTGCTGGACATCCCAGAAGAAACCCTGATGGAGCGGCACCACGCCCGACCAGACCGTGAATTTCCGGTGTCGGTGATTCGCAAGCACGCTTACCAGCTCAAGAACAGTCTGCGTTCCCTGGAAAAAGAGGGGTTTCGCCAGATCCACGTGCTGAAACCTGAAGACTTGCAGACCCTGACCCTAGAGCGCAAGCCGCTTTACAACAACCTCAAGCACCTGACTGGTCCTTTTGATTTTGTTGGGGATGTGCACGGCTGTTTTGCAGAGTTGCGGGAACTGCTGATCAAACTGGGGTATGTGGTCACGGAAGATCTGCAGGCCCACCACCCGGAAGGCAGAACCGCTGTCTTTGTGGGAGACCTCGTGGACCGTGGTCCAGACAGCGTGGGTGTGCTCAGGCTGGTCATGAACATGGTGAAGGCCGGAACCGCCCTGTGCGTGATGGGCAACCACGATGAAAAACTGAAAAAGCACCTGTCTGGCAAGCGGGTGCAGGTCAGGCATGGTCTGGAGCAAACTGCAGAACAACTGGCCGCCACCTCCCACGAATTCCACCAGGAGGTCAGCCGATTTCTGGAGGGCCTGATCAGCCATTACGTGCTGGATCAGGGCAATCTGGTGGTGGCCCACGCGGGCCTGATCGAGCGCTACCACGGCAGAACCTCTGCACGGGTGCGGGAATTCTGCCTGTACGGAGAAACCACCGGAGAAAGCGACGAGGAAGGCCTGCCCATCCGCCTGGACTGGGCCAAGGATTACCGGGGCAAGGCCCGGGTCATTTACGGTCACGTGCCCGTGCAAAAAGCCCAGTGGGTCAACAACACCATCGACCTGGACACCGGTTGTGTGTTCGGGGGGAAACTGACCGCCCTGCAGTACCCTGAGCTCACGCTGGCGGAAGTTGCAGCACACAAGGAATACTGCGAGCCAGGCACCAAACTGAAGAACCTGCTGAACGCCCAGCAAGCTGCAGACCACACCCTGCGCTGGCAGGACTTTGCCCGTGAGAAATTCATCGAAACCGCTGTGGGCACCGTGCGCATCCATGAAGCCAACAACATCGCTGCACTCGAAACCGCCAGCCGTTTCGCACTGGATCCCAGGTGGCTGATTTTCCTGCCTCCCACGGTCTCCCCGAGCCACACCAGTGAACGCCCGGATTTGCTGGAACACCCGGAAGACGCCTTCAGGTATTACCAGAAGCAGGGCCTCTCCCAGGTGGTCTGCGAGGAGAAGCACATGGGTTCCCGTGCCATTGCCGTGGTGTGCAGAAACAGCGATGTGGCCCGCACCCGTTTCGGCATGACCACGGAAAGCCTGGGGGTGGTGTATTCCCGCACAGGCCGCGCCTTCTTCAACGATGAGCAGATCGAGAAAGCGCTGCTGGAACGCCTGAGTGCAGCCCTGGAACGTGCAGGTTTCTGGGAGGAATTCCAGACCAACTGGGTGTGCCTGGACGGTGAGCTGTTGCCCTGGTCCTTCAAGGCCCTCTCCTTGCTGAAAGAGCAGTATGCCTCCACAGGCAGTGCAGCCACCCACGCCCTGCAGACGGCTGTGCAGTTGCTGCAAAAACACCCGGATGCCACAGCAGTCCTGCAAAATGCACAGGAAAGGCTCAGCAACCTGACCGATTACGTGCAGGCTTACCAGAATTACTGCCAGAAAGTGGATTCCCTGGAAGACCTGAAGTTTGCTCCCTTCCACCTGCTTGCCACCGAAGGCCAGGTGCACAGCGACAAAACCCACCTCTGGCACATGGAAACCCTGGAACGCCTGAGCACTTTTGATCCTCTGCTGGCTGCAACCCCGTATCAGGTGGTGGATTTACACAGCGAGGAAAGCATCCAGCAGGGCATCCAGTGGTGGGAAACCCTGACCCGAAGTGGCAAAGAAGGCATGGTGGTGAAACCCATGCAGTTCGTCCCGGACCGCAGGACCCAGCCTGCCCTGAAAATCCGTGGACGGGAATACCTGCGGATCATTTACGGCCCGGAGTACACCCAGCATCTGGACCGTCTCAGGGGCCGCGCTCTGGGAGCCAAACGGGAACGCGCCACCCGCGAGTTTCATCTGGGTCTGGAAGCCTTAAACCGCTTTGTGACCCACCAGCCGCTCTGGAAAATTCACGAATGCATTCTGGGGGTGCTGGCGCTGGAAACCGAGGGCATTGACCCGAGGCTTTAA
- a CDS encoding 3' terminal RNA ribose 2'-O-methyltransferase Hen1, with amino-acid sequence MLFLLRLIHENASDLGYLLHKHPAKVQQFSLPFGESTVFYPEVSDESTTACLLVNVDPIYLSRLRAGDVGRPLEPYVNDRPYTANSFLSVALGDAFRTAMTGRSQHRPELAAQALQLEIEIPVLKCNSGLDLMQRIFEPLGYTIEAQQLPLDEQFPDWGPSPYFHAKFRVQARVQDVLRHFYVLLPVLDNAKHYFISMDEIEKLLRNGEGWLEQHPERELILKRYLKYRQNLIRKAALQFETEEEEENPIQETPEQKEKRISLNQQRLTAATEALVSSGTKTVLDLGCGEGNLLRHLVKHPFQRIVAVDASIRPLELAKEKFAGKSIEFMHSSITYLDDRLTGFDAAALIEVIEHLDPERIQAMERSVFGHMKPRTVVVTTPNVEYNVLFEEMTGLRHRDHRFEWTRAEFQNWASKVAETYGYQTEFRTVGDVHELYGSPTQLALFTRTPRSKA; translated from the coding sequence ATGTTGTTTTTATTGCGTTTGATCCATGAAAATGCCAGCGACCTGGGCTACCTTCTGCACAAGCATCCAGCAAAAGTGCAGCAGTTCTCTCTGCCTTTTGGGGAGAGCACCGTGTTTTACCCCGAGGTCTCTGATGAGAGCACCACCGCCTGTTTGCTGGTCAATGTCGACCCCATTTACCTGTCCCGTTTGCGGGCCGGAGACGTGGGCAGGCCACTGGAACCTTATGTCAATGACCGACCTTATACAGCAAACAGTTTTTTAAGTGTGGCTTTAGGGGATGCTTTTCGCACCGCCATGACCGGCCGCAGCCAGCACAGGCCCGAACTGGCCGCCCAGGCTTTGCAGCTTGAAATTGAAATCCCGGTATTGAAGTGCAACAGCGGTCTGGATCTGATGCAGAGGATTTTTGAACCTCTGGGCTACACCATCGAGGCCCAGCAACTCCCACTGGATGAACAATTCCCAGATTGGGGTCCCAGCCCTTATTTTCATGCAAAATTCCGGGTGCAGGCAAGGGTGCAGGATGTGCTGCGGCATTTTTATGTGCTGCTTCCAGTGCTGGACAACGCCAAGCACTATTTCATCAGCATGGATGAAATTGAAAAACTGCTGCGCAACGGAGAAGGCTGGCTGGAACAGCATCCAGAGCGGGAATTGATTTTAAAGCGTTACCTGAAGTACCGCCAGAACCTGATCCGCAAAGCAGCCCTGCAATTTGAAACCGAAGAGGAAGAGGAAAACCCCATTCAGGAAACCCCTGAGCAAAAAGAGAAACGCATCTCCCTGAACCAGCAGCGCCTCACTGCAGCCACCGAAGCCCTGGTGTCCAGTGGGACAAAAACCGTGCTGGACCTGGGGTGTGGCGAGGGGAATTTGCTCAGGCATCTGGTCAAGCATCCCTTTCAACGCATTGTGGCCGTGGATGCCTCGATCCGTCCTCTGGAACTGGCAAAAGAGAAATTTGCTGGCAAATCCATCGAGTTCATGCATTCTTCCATCACCTATCTGGATGACCGCCTGACCGGGTTTGATGCTGCTGCCCTCATCGAGGTGATCGAGCACCTGGATCCCGAGCGCATTCAGGCCATGGAGCGCAGCGTGTTCGGGCACATGAAACCCCGCACCGTGGTGGTGACCACACCCAATGTGGAGTACAACGTGCTCTTTGAGGAGATGACCGGACTGCGCCACCGGGACCACCGTTTTGAATGGACCCGTGCAGAATTTCAGAACTGGGCCAGCAAGGTGGCTGAAACCTATGGTTACCAGACTGAATTCCGCACGGTGGGCGATGTGCATGAACTTTACGGCTCTCCCACCCAGCTTGCCCTTTTCACCCGAACCCCCAGGAGCAAAGCATGA
- a CDS encoding LysE family translocator, with amino-acid sequence MIETSTLLIFMLSALALLAIPGPAVLYIVARSVQQGKRAGLVSALGIAVGSLVHILAAAAGLSALLLSSAVAFTVVKVLGAGYLIYLGIRTMLDRSESQQNPEVPREKLSRIFTQGIIVNALNPKTALFFVAFLPQFVHPQAGPVLNQILLLGGIFVVLGVTSDSIVALLSGWLGKRLQSNPVFMKRQKYVSGGIYMALGAVTAGVRDSQ; translated from the coding sequence ATGATCGAAACTTCCACCTTGCTGATTTTCATGCTTTCTGCGCTGGCCTTGCTGGCCATTCCCGGCCCTGCAGTGCTGTACATCGTGGCCCGCAGTGTGCAACAGGGCAAGCGTGCTGGACTGGTTTCGGCGCTGGGGATTGCCGTGGGCAGTCTGGTGCACATTCTGGCTGCAGCGGCAGGCCTTTCCGCTTTGCTGCTGTCTTCCGCTGTGGCTTTCACTGTGGTGAAGGTTCTGGGGGCAGGCTACCTGATTTACCTGGGCATCCGCACCATGCTGGATCGCTCTGAGTCCCAGCAGAACCCCGAGGTTCCCAGAGAAAAGCTCTCCAGGATCTTCACCCAGGGCATCATTGTGAATGCTCTGAACCCCAAAACCGCACTGTTCTTCGTGGCGTTCCTGCCCCAGTTTGTGCACCCACAGGCCGGTCCGGTGCTGAACCAGATCCTGCTGCTGGGTGGAATTTTTGTGGTTCTGGGGGTCACCAGCGACAGCATCGTTGCACTGCTGTCTGGCTGGCTGGGCAAGCGCCTGCAAAGCAACCCGGTTTTCATGAAAAGACAGAAGTATGTGTCGGGTGGGATTTACATGGCACTGGGTGCGGTGACGGCTGGAGTGCGGGACAGCCAGTAA